The Puniceicoccus vermicola DNA window GTGCTGCCGATATTCGTTTTGGTTTTGGCGGAGCTCTGACGGGTTCGGGCGATATCACTAAGACTGGGGCTGGCAGGGCTACGTTTCGGGGGGACGGATCGGGGTTTTCTGGAGATATTTTTGTGAACGAGGGCGCGTTGATTGCACAGAGTCAACTCGGCAGTGCTTTGGGCAACACGACTGGGAGCACGACCGTGGCATCTGGTGCCACTCTCGTGTTTGAGAATAATCCCAGTAATGGCGAGCAAATCACTGTGGGTGGGCAGGGTGCGGATTGCAGCGCCTTCGCTCCCAACCAGCGCGGTGCCATCGCTTTCACCGGCACCCTCACCAGCCAAACCACGGTTTTCACTTTATCCTCGGACACCACCATCGGATTCAAGGACGCCAACAGGAAGGTTAGCCTGACTGGAGGCATCGACGAATCCACGGGCGGCAGCGGTCTCGAAAAAGTGGGATACTGGGCGGATCCGAACGCCGGGTTCCTCGTCCTCACCGAAACCGATAGCACCTACACCGGCACCACCACGGTTAAAGGCGGCGGCCTGGTGACGCGACAGTGGAAGTACGCTGTTTACGAAGATGGGGCGGAACTGCTCTTCAATCTGGAGCGTGATCCATACGAGATGAATAATCTGGCCGACGATCCGGATTACGTAGAGCGAAAGTGTGGACTGCGTCGGCAGTTGCGTGACGAATGCATCCGAACGGATGTTGGCACTTGGCCGTTTCTATTGGCGCGGATGGCTTAATAGGTGTATAATATGGGAGGTATCCATGGATAGATCTGTAAGAACTCTCGAGCTGAAAATTCAGTTTTGGAAGCCGGGTTTATGTTGAAAAAATCTGAGTGTCGTCGGCCCAGGCATAAGCGCGGATTTGCCCTCATCATCGCTCTTGCCCTTATGGCTTTTATGCTGCTCCTACTGCTCGCTTTGGGAGGGATGTTGAGGGTCGAATCATCCACGCTGCAGCGAGATCAGGAGAAGTTACTGGCTCGGGCGAATACCCAATTGGGTTTGGCGCTCGCCGTAGGAGATCTCCAACGATTGGCCGGCCCGGACCAGCGAATTACGGCCCCGGCCGATCTGGTTGCTGACATCGATTCCGAGGGGGTCGCAACATCCTCTCCGAATGGGATCAATGTTCAGCCCGGGACGCGCTATTGGACCGGTGTCTGGGGAAACCGGAATCCGGATATCAGCTATGCCTTAACTCCGGATCAGATCGATGCCGATGACACCGAGCCAGCTCTTTTGAACTGGTTGGTGAGTGGAAACGAGTCGACCCGTTATGAGCAGTTGCTCGGAGGGGGCGTCGTTCCCGATACTGCCAGTCGTTTTTCTCCGGCCACGACCGTTCAGGGTTTTGGAGCGAGCAGTGATGCGTTCTCCCGACCTGGCTTCTCATCGGGAAGTGGGGTAGTGGAGGGCGTCGTACTCGTTGGATCCAATACCGTTTCGAGCGGGAGTCCCGCGCATGCTCAGGAAAGCTTTGATCGGGGAAATTACGTGGTGGCTCCTCTGGTTGATTTGGAAGCCGACGGTCAGGTGAGAGGCCGCTACGCATGGTGGGTGGGAGACGAGGGCGTCAAGGCCCGCATCGACCTACAGAACGGCTATCAACTGACTGGGGAATCCAACGATCAGATTAACAGTTTCATCACTTCCCAGCGCTCCGGGGTTGAATTCATGGATCAGGATATTGCCGGCACCGCGCAGCTCACTGGCTACGCCCCCGAGTCCCCCTTACTCGGTAAGGTTCTCACCCAGGACCAACTCCCCCTGGTGGGGGCGGACGCGGCCGCACAGGCCAACCTCGCCGCCGGACTGCCAAACCGCTTCCACGACATCACCACCTATTCCTACGGCATCCTGTCCGACACCTATGCCGGTGGCTTGAAAAAGGACCTCACTGCCGACCTCGCCGACACCTCCACCAACTTCGACTACCGACCGGCGGACAGTGACCCGGTATTTCCCCCGGTCAACCCCGGCGAACAAAATCTTCCTACCTGGGGGCAGCTCCGCGCCTGGGCCCGCACGAACCCCGACCCGGATTCCGATGTCGTCGACACTAGCACTGTGCAGGCGCACACCGCCGGCATTGCCCCGGTCATCCAGTTCGCGGCGGTGGGTATGAATTATATGCTCAGCGAAGACAACGGCAGCGGCGACCGCGAGGTCACCTTTGCCCTGTACCCGATGGTAGTGCTTTTCAACCCCTATTCCTATCCCATCAAGGCCGCCGACTATGATGTGGGGATCCGCTTCGGGAAATACAGCGGCGCAACCGATGCCCGCAACACCTTCCAGATCCGAGTCAAGGATATCGACATCGCCACCTACGACCCCGACGAAGACGAAGACCGTAATGACAGTTACGACACGGTGGGCTACATCGACCTGAATGCCATGCGCATCTACCCGGACTCGGAAGCCTCCCAGTCGCAACCCGATACGTTCCTGAGGCTTCGGATCAGCGCAGAGGATCAACACGGAACGGAACAGGACATTCTACCTGGGCAGCGCTTTGCCTACATGCTGACCTCCTTCGCGGTGAACGAATACAGCCATGCCAATCCACCCGAACTTCACCGGGTCGACAGCATCCAGGATGAGATCACCAACTACTTCACACTCCCCCCCCGGAATTTTCCCGGAGTGTTCGCCGACCCGAACGACCACATCATACTCTACGGAAATGAAGGAGCCGCCAACAATCCCCACAACAATCCCACCAGTCTGAGATACATGGAATCCTCGATTACCCTCGCTGATGCAGGGGACCTGTCCTCCACCGACTGGGCCACCAACTTCCCCCGGTTCCGCAGCGCCGCATATAATATTATGACCATGGTCGTTCAGGGGGTCAAATACCAGAGGTTTTGCGTGAATGAGGCGGAATCCATCCCCCAGTCCATTTATGACCGGGTGATGGATGAATCACCCCAGGCCAAAACCGCCTGGAGGTACGCGGCGTTGAACGAAAAAGGTGGCTATTGGGCCAAATCCCCCCTGGCCGGGCAGGCCTGGGGCAAAACAATCCGTTACCTCGCGGACGCCAACCTGCGTGCTCCCCACATTATGGGAACTGCGTACGAAAACGACAATGCCCTAAGTCTTGGCGATTCAGGTCCGCGGTATGCCGCGAGGCCCTTCGGAGCCGTAATTAGTGGCGGAAGGCCCGAGGTTAACAGTCCCCCATACCCCGGTATTTTGTTAGACAGTCCCCATTACAGTTTTGGCTTTCAAAACCCGGGCTCCATGAAGAATCTGCGCGCTGTTCTCTTTGATCTGCTCCCCTCGCCCGACCGCCTGTTATCCCTGGGACAGCTCCAGCATGTTCCCTGGGCGCGTTACAGTTTCCACGGCATCAATCCCTTCGCGAATTCCTATGCTCCGTTGCGGATCGCCCGGGACAGCACCTATCGGGAAAATGGGGTTCGTCGCCCCGGAGATTTGGTCACCAACGGGGTCATCACCCCCGCGAGCGATCCGTTTTACGACCTACCCTGGTTGTTGAACCGGGCCATGTGGGATCGCTATTTTGTCTCCGGGATTCCAGCTGCCCTGAATACCGTCCGGGACGTCCTGCCCAATTCCAGAATGACCGTGGTATACGAGGACACCACACCAGAGGAGGTGCGCTATTCCGGTTCCGGCAACAACCAGGCTTACGACAAGGCCTCCGCCAACTTGATGGTGCAGGGGGCCTTTAATATCAACTCGACCTCCGAGCAGGCTTGGCGTGCGATTCTGGCTGGCCCCAGCGGGTTGCCCCAGAATAGTGACTATGCCGAATCCGACGATAACGTCGAAACCTCGATCCCATATCCCCGGTTCAGCAGGAACCTGACTGCACTGGCCGTGGACGATGGCCCCTACAGCGGATTCACCAGCACCATGACCTTACCAAGCGAAGGGGGGGGCGATATCCGGGCCATGATACAAATGGCCAACCGAGGGCTGTACCTCAACACGCCAGACCTTCCCGGGAACAGCTCCCCGCAGGCCGTCGTGAATGAACTCGCCCGCTCCATTGTCAATGAGATTCGTCTCCGGGGCCCATTCCTTTCCCTCGCTGATTTCGTCAACCGCCCCCTCTCTGATCCGAGTGAACCCGCCGGAATCAAGGGCACTCTCCAGGCCGGACTCGACAACATGGATCCCGCAGTGGCCCAGGTGAACCCCGACTTCCTGATCGACGAATTGGGCGGCAAGGTCACGTCCTTCGATTCGTCGAGCTACTATGCCGCCGACTACCTATGGGACAGTGATCATTTCATGGGTGGAACTGAAACGGGACGGGGAGAGATCAGTAAAGCCCCTTGGGCCATGAGCCCCCTCCAATTAACGCAGGCGGATCTCCTGTCTTCGCTTGGCCCTCTGTTGAGCGCCCGGTCCGATACCTTCACCATCCGCACCTACGGGGAGAAACAAAATCCGGCTACCGGCGTAGTCGAAGGCCGGGCGTGGTGCGAGGCCGTGGTTCAGCGCATGCCGGGATACATCGGTAATGAGCCCTCCGAGGCTCCTATATCCTCGCTGGGGCCACTCAGCGCCTCATTCGGACGCCGGTTCGAGATCATCTCTTTCCGCTATCTCAACCCCTCGGAGATCTGATATGACTCCAAGTACACCCTCTCATTTCCTCAAGGCACTTGCCATCGGTATGTTCGCCTTTTGTCTATCCCAGCAAAGTTCTGCTGTCGGTTCGGCGACTCCTCAAGAGGACCCGCCCCCCACGTTTCAGATTATGTCTATCGTGGGCAGCTATACCGGGCTGTACTACCAGACCGGATCCGACACTTCGTCGGTCAGGTCGATCCGCGTCGGCCGCGGCTTGTCCCGGCCCTTGGCCATCCCTCCCAACGGGGAACTCGTACTGTTCCGCAAAATCCCTCCGCCTCCCGACGCGCCGGAGGGAACGCCGCCGATCCGGGTGCCCGTACTCAGCGCCGAGCTCGAAGGGGATTCCCCGGGATACATAGTGGTGGCACGGCCTCTTGAACCGAAAGAGGCCGACACTCGGTTTTCTTCTGTGGTGGTGCCACTTCCGGACGATTT harbors:
- a CDS encoding autotransporter-associated beta strand repeat-containing protein; translated protein: MRLTYICLRVSLVSLFIPRSTIKAADRIFDGEAGAPYNWTDEVNWDGNTAIADGDNLSFGTLIQSISMTNDTVGLSLGSLTFNGGANAILNAVGEDNNALSFSGGIFLVSSGNTTIESSLILTADQTFSNTLANDRVLTFGPLNANAANISMGVYNLELHSTSSGAGAADIRFGFGGALTGSGDITKTGAGRATFRGDGSGFSGDIFVNEGALIAQSQLGSALGNTTGSTTVASGATLVFENNPSNGEQITVGGQGADCSAFAPNQRGAIAFTGTLTSQTTVFTLSSDTTIGFKDANRKVSLTGGIDESTGGSGLEKVGYWADPNAGFLVLTETDSTYTGTTTVKGGGLVTRQWKYAVYEDGAELLFNLERDPYEMNNLADDPDYVERKCGLRRQLRDECIRTDVGTWPFLLARMA